The Crocosphaera sp. UHCC 0190 genomic interval TAAAGAGGGATCGATAGATTTGCCTTCCCCTGCCCTAAAATGATAATAGACAAAACGGGTTGCTGTCCCTATACTTTCATCTAACCAGTCTTCTAATAACCATGCTTGGGTTTGTTGGGTAGTGTCGGTTGGGATGATTGGGGGGTCAGGTTGATAAATTTCTAGATATTTAAAAATACGGGTTGAGTCTGCAACTGCTTGGGGTTCTCCTGTTTTTTGGGGTAATAAAACAGGGATAGTTGTTAACCCTGTTAGGGGTTTTAGTTTCAAAATATGTATTCCTGGGGTCAAGTTTTCGACTTGATAGGGAATCCTTTTGTATCCTAATGCTAATCTGGCTTTTCGACAATAATGAGAGGTGCTAAATTGTAGGAGTAACATAGATGAATGGAGTTTAAAGTCTTATTATACAAAGCTTATAAAAATTTAGTAAACTCTAAAGGTTCCACTCTAGAAACTTTATTAATATCGTAATTAGTAATAAAAATTTCTTTCCCTTGATAACGGTTACTTTTATAACCATCAGCAAGCTTTCTATTATTTTTCTGATC includes:
- a CDS encoding glutathione S-transferase family protein encodes the protein MLLLQFSTSHYCRKARLALGYKRIPYQVENLTPGIHILKLKPLTGLTTIPVLLPQKTGEPQAVADSTRIFKYLEIYQPDPPIIPTDTTQQTQAWLLEDWLDESIGTATRFVYYHFRAGEGKSIDPSLFSQLVINIVRRQYGITPATVELASQRLETAMDVLSYWQTQPYLVGDRLSVADIAAAALLSPLALIPHYRHTYPWLFERIVTIHSSCGETLPPGLSPR